The genomic DNA ACCGGGCCCTGTCTCCCTCATGCCTCTGGCGCCAGAGGTCCTACCCCTCTCCCCTGCGATGATCTACCGCGACCCCGCCCCACCCTACCGCCCCGAAGCCGACCGCTACGGCGGCATGGCGTACGTCCGCTGCGGACGGAGCGGGCTCAAGCTGCCCGCCGTCTCGCTCGGCCTGTGGCACAACTTCGGGAGCGTGGACCGCTACGAGAACGCCCGCGCGATGGCGCTCCGCGCCTTCGACCTCGGCATCACGCACTTCGACCTCGCCAACAACTACGGCCCCGAGAAGGGCTCCGCCGAGGAGACCTTCGGCCGCATCCTCGCCGAGGACCTGGCGGGCTACCGCGACGAACTGGTCATCTCGACCAAGGCGGGCTACGGGATGTGGCCCGGCCCCTACGGCGAGTGGGGCTCGCGGAAGTACATGCTCTCCAGCCTCGACCAGAGCCTCACGCGCATGGGGCTGGACTACGTCGACGTCTTCTACTCCCACCGCTTCGACCCCGAGACGCCTCTGGCGGAGACGATGGGCGCGCTGGCGCACGCCGTCCGCAGCGGCAAGGCGCTCTACGCCGGCGTCTCGAACTACCCGCCCGAGGCGACCCGCGAGGCCGCGGCGCTCCTCCGCGAGCTGGGCACTCCGCTGCTCATCCACCAGCCCAAGTACTCCATGCTGGAGCGCGCGCCAGAGGCTGAGCTGTTCGGCGTGCTAGAGGATGAGGGCGTCGGCGCCATCGTGTTCTCGCCGCTGGCGCAGGGGCTGCTGACCGACAAGTACCTCGATGGCATCCCAGACGACTCCCGCGCGGCGAAGGCCACAGGCTTTCTGCGCGAGGACCAGGTCACCGACGACGTGGTCGAGACGGTCCGCCAGCTCCGCGAGGTCGCCCGCACCCGCGGGCAGTCCATGGCGCAACTCGCGCTCGCGTGGACGCGGCGGCGCCCGGAGGTCACGTCGACTCTCATCGGCGCCAGCCGCGTGGAACAGATCGAGGAGGCCGTCGAGATGCTCAGCCAGGCGCCTCTGGCGGACGGCGAGATCACCGAGATCGAGACGATCCTCGGCCGCTGAATCCGCACGGGCGCCAGAGGCGGACCCTGACGCGCCAGAGGCCCGTCCTCTGGCGCTAGCCGTACATCGCCACGACGGCGGCGCCCAGCGTGACCAGCCCGCCGCCCACGAGCCGCGAGTGCCCCGCCCCGCGCTCGCCCAGGAACACCATCCCCGCCACGACCGCCAGCAGAATGCTCGTCGAGGCCAGCGCCGTGACGTACCCGGCGGGCGCCTCGCTGAGCGCAAACTGGAGGCCCACCTGCTGGACGGCGTAGAGCGCGCCAGAGGCGACCACCCAGAGCCACCAACGGCTAGCCTCTGGCGGCTCCGTGCCTGGCGGCTCGGCTTTCAGCGTCTCCGCCTCTGCCGTCTCGCGCAGAGAACGTGGGAGCAGCGGCGCCACGAGCGCCATCGCCACCGCCGAGCCCAGCGCGAGCGTCACCGCCCACGGCATCGGCCCGGACGCCGCGATGCCCACCCTGTGGAGCACCGTCGTGAGGCTCCACGCGAGGATGGACACGCCCGCCCAACGGCCCGCCGGATCGCGCGCGAGCGCCCGGAACGGTGCCAGCACCCCACGCTCCCCTCCCAGCCCGAGCTCGTAAACGCCAGAGGCCACCAGCGCCACGCCCGCGAAGGCCTCTGGCGTCGGCCGCTCGCCGAGCAGCAGGGCGCCGCCGAGCGTCACCGTGACGGGCATCAAGCCGAAGAGCGGCTGCACGAGCGAGAGGTCGCCTGCGCGCAGCGCCAGTGAGAACGCCAGCGTGCCGACGATCTCCAGCGGGATCACGAGCGCGGTCGCGACGGCGTAGTCCGCGCCGAGCGGAGCGCCCAGCCCGCCCCCCACGAGGAGCGCGAGGAGCACGATTCCGCCAGCGGCCCGGTACGCCACCGTCGAGGCGATAAGGCCGCCCGCGCCCAGGGTCCGCTTGAGCGCCAGCCCCGTCCCGGCAGCGCCGACGGCAGAGAGGAGGGTGAGCGGAATCCACATGAGGCGCTAAATGGGGGGGCGTCGAGCCCCGTGAGAAGCAGACCAGGTAAGGTGCAGCCACGCGGGACCGGATATACTAAATTGATTGGATGAAAAGCGCTTCCACCTCGATGACCACGTTCTCCTGGCGCCTCCTCGGCGCCCTCCTCCTTCTCGTCGTCGCGCCAGCGGCCTCGGCACCGCTGCAGCTGTTCCCCTACTTCGCCAGCGGCGCGGTGCTCCAGCGCGAGGCCCCGATCCCCGTCTGGGGCCAGGCGGGTGCGGGCGCCGAGGTCACGGTGACGCTCGCGGGCACCAGCGCGACCGTAACGGCCGACGCCGCAGGCCGCTGGCGCGCCGCGCTCCCCGCACGCGCCGCTGGCGGACCCTTCGCGATGACCATCGCGTCTGGCGCGCAGACGCGGACGCTGACGGACCTGTACGTCGGCGACGTGTGGGTGGCCTCGGGCCAGTCCAACATGGAGTGGCGGTTGGACCAGGCCGATGGCGGCATCGCCGAGGCCAACGCGGCCAACGACCCGCAGCTTCGCCAGTTCAAGGTCCCGAAAGGACTCGCGAACGAGCCCTCGAACACGCTCCCGGCGGGCGCTGCGTGGGCCAGCGCGACGACGCCAGCGGCCACGCGCGCCTTCTCGGCCGTCGCCTACTACGCGGCGCGAGGCCTCCGCGCCGAGCTCGGTATTCCCATCGGCATCCTCAACACGTCCTACGGCGGCAGCCGGATCGAGACGTGGATGTCGGAAGACATGCTCGGGTACGACGAGGGCGACGTGACGCTCGGCAACGGAGAGCCCGAGCGTCAGCCGACAGTCGCGTGGAACAAGATGGTTCACCCGCTGCTCGGCCTTCCCTTCAAGGGCGTCCTGTGGTACCAGGGCGAGTCCAACGCTGACAACCTGGACGACGCGCTCGCCTACGGCGACCTCTTCCAGACCATGATCACCGGCTGGCGCGCGGACTTCGGCCAGGGCGACCTCCCGTTCGTGTGGGTCCAGCTTCCCAACTTCGGCGCCCTACAGACGGTAGCTGAGGGCACGCCGCCGACTTACAACGCGTGGCCCGAGCTTCGTGCAGGTCAGAGCCGCGCGCTCGCGCTCCCGAACACCGGCGAGGTCATCTCCATCGACACCGGCAACCCGGACGCCAGCGGCTCCGTGGACATCCACCCGACCAACAAGGAGCCGGTCGGCGAGCGGATGGCGCTCGTGCTCCGCGAGGTCGCCTACGGTGAAGACATCGTCGCCAGCGGCCCGCGCTACGCCTCCAACCAGCTTCTCGACGATGGCAGCGTCGCGGTGAGCTACACCGGCCTCGGCAGCGGCCTCGCGAACGCGGACGGCACGCTGAACGGCTTCACCATCTCGGGCGCGAACGGCACCTTCGTCTGGGCCAACGCCGAGATCGAC from Rubricoccus marinus includes the following:
- a CDS encoding aldo/keto reductase, producing MIYRDPAPPYRPEADRYGGMAYVRCGRSGLKLPAVSLGLWHNFGSVDRYENARAMALRAFDLGITHFDLANNYGPEKGSAEETFGRILAEDLAGYRDELVISTKAGYGMWPGPYGEWGSRKYMLSSLDQSLTRMGLDYVDVFYSHRFDPETPLAETMGALAHAVRSGKALYAGVSNYPPEATREAAALLRELGTPLLIHQPKYSMLERAPEAELFGVLEDEGVGAIVFSPLAQGLLTDKYLDGIPDDSRAAKATGFLREDQVTDDVVETVRQLREVARTRGQSMAQLALAWTRRRPEVTSTLIGASRVEQIEEAVEMLSQAPLADGEITEIETILGR
- a CDS encoding EamA family transporter, giving the protein MWIPLTLLSAVGAAGTGLALKRTLGAGGLIASTVAYRAAGGIVLLALLVGGGLGAPLGADYAVATALVIPLEIVGTLAFSLALRAGDLSLVQPLFGLMPVTVTLGGALLLGERPTPEAFAGVALVASGVYELGLGGERGVLAPFRALARDPAGRWAGVSILAWSLTTVLHRVGIAASGPMPWAVTLALGSAVAMALVAPLLPRSLRETAEAETLKAEPPGTEPPEASRWWLWVVASGALYAVQQVGLQFALSEAPAGYVTALASTSILLAVVAGMVFLGERGAGHSRLVGGGLVTLGAAVVAMYG